The following coding sequences lie in one Dehalobacter sp. 12DCB1 genomic window:
- a CDS encoding YgiQ family radical SAM protein, with the protein MSVNYLPVNREDMESRGWDQVDFVLVSGDAYVDHPSFGLAIISRVLEDAGYKVGIIPQPDWNKTEEFQRLGRPRLGFLVSAGNMDSMVNHYSVNKKIREKDSYSPGCKMGLRPDRATIVYCNKIREAYKNVPIIIGGVEASLRRFAHYDYWSDTVRKSILIDSSADLLVYGMAEKQIVEIAAYLNDGLEVKYIRHIPGTCYIADSLEGVSSGYIEIPSFKKTAEDKTKYAEAFKVQYQEQDPVRGKTIVQQHGIKYLVQNKPEMPLSQAELDKVYGLSYLKDAHPMYERDGGIPALEEVKFSIVSSRGCFGSCAFCSLTFHQGRIVQSRSEESILHEAVEITNLEDFKGYIHDVGGPTANFRRPACLKQLKTGACKEKQCLHPSPCKSLHIDHQEYLGILRKLRKLPKVKKVFVRSGIRYDYIMADKSEHFLKELLEHHVSGQLKVAPEHISPKVLHDMRKPAGKTFEQFREKFFKINERLGKKQFIVPYFMSSHPGSTLEAAVELAEYLRDIHYQPEQVQDFYPTPGTLSTAMFYTGLDPLTMQKVYVPKSKTEKAMQRALLQFREPKKYALVHAALVEADRTDLIGFGPKCLIRPRGKTAYSDQNKEQDSGYKQNKQKNSVKSKLNKEKVNKDLLSKGRINKEHKKKIAEDSGKSRGTVKNEKMEKERQQRSLGNKKRNLKENQKEKHQGSRTEASGKATGKVKRMSPGKPSGKVKGKHSF; encoded by the coding sequence GTGTCTGTAAATTATCTGCCAGTGAACAGAGAAGATATGGAAAGCCGGGGATGGGACCAGGTGGACTTCGTTTTGGTCAGCGGGGATGCCTATGTCGATCATCCCAGTTTTGGCCTGGCCATCATTTCCAGGGTCCTTGAAGACGCAGGATACAAGGTTGGAATCATTCCTCAGCCAGATTGGAATAAGACTGAAGAATTTCAGAGGCTTGGGCGTCCCAGACTCGGATTTTTGGTCTCGGCGGGCAATATGGATTCTATGGTCAACCATTATTCAGTCAATAAAAAAATACGTGAAAAAGACTCCTATTCACCCGGCTGCAAAATGGGTTTACGGCCGGACCGGGCGACGATTGTCTATTGCAATAAAATTCGGGAAGCCTATAAAAACGTTCCGATCATCATTGGCGGTGTAGAAGCCAGTTTGCGGAGATTTGCCCATTATGACTATTGGAGCGATACCGTTAGAAAATCAATTCTAATTGACAGTAGTGCGGACTTGTTGGTCTATGGCATGGCGGAAAAGCAGATTGTGGAGATTGCCGCGTATCTGAATGACGGCTTGGAAGTGAAATATATCCGCCATATCCCCGGAACCTGCTATATAGCGGATTCTCTGGAAGGGGTAAGCAGCGGTTATATCGAGATACCTTCCTTCAAAAAGACGGCAGAAGACAAAACAAAGTATGCGGAGGCTTTCAAGGTCCAATATCAGGAGCAGGACCCGGTCAGAGGAAAAACCATTGTCCAGCAGCACGGCATAAAATATCTGGTACAGAATAAACCGGAAATGCCTTTGTCTCAGGCAGAACTGGATAAAGTCTATGGCCTTTCTTATCTGAAAGACGCACATCCAATGTATGAAAGAGATGGGGGAATACCTGCGCTGGAGGAAGTTAAATTCAGTATTGTTAGCTCCCGGGGATGTTTTGGAAGCTGTGCTTTCTGCTCGCTTACCTTTCATCAGGGAAGAATCGTTCAGAGCAGGAGCGAGGAATCGATCCTGCACGAAGCTGTGGAAATCACCAATTTGGAAGACTTTAAAGGATATATTCATGACGTTGGCGGACCGACAGCAAATTTTCGTCGGCCGGCCTGTCTGAAACAATTGAAAACCGGCGCATGTAAGGAAAAACAATGCCTGCATCCCTCACCATGCAAAAGCCTGCATATCGACCATCAGGAATACCTGGGGATTTTACGGAAACTCAGAAAACTGCCCAAAGTCAAAAAAGTATTTGTGCGCTCGGGGATTCGCTATGACTATATCATGGCGGATAAAAGCGAACATTTTCTTAAAGAACTGCTCGAACACCATGTCAGTGGTCAACTAAAGGTGGCTCCGGAGCATATCTCGCCCAAGGTCCTGCACGATATGCGTAAACCGGCCGGGAAAACCTTTGAACAGTTCAGGGAAAAATTCTTTAAGATTAACGAGCGTCTTGGCAAGAAGCAGTTTATAGTTCCTTACTTTATGTCCAGCCACCCCGGGAGTACGCTGGAAGCAGCCGTAGAACTGGCGGAATACTTGCGTGACATTCATTATCAGCCGGAACAGGTCCAGGATTTTTATCCGACTCCGGGAACGCTGTCTACGGCAATGTTTTATACAGGGCTCGATCCGCTGACCATGCAGAAGGTTTATGTTCCAAAAAGCAAAACGGAGAAAGCAATGCAGAGAGCGTTGCTGCAGTTCAGAGAACCCAAGAAATATGCCCTGGTCCACGCTGCCCTTGTTGAAGCCGATAGGACGGATTTGATAGGGTTCGGCCCCAAATGTCTGATCAGGCCCAGAGGCAAAACCGCCTATTCCGATCAAAACAAGGAACAAGATTCTGGTTATAAACAAAATAAACAGAAAAATTCTGTTAAAAGCAAGCTGAATAAAGAGAAAGTAAATAAAGACCTTTTATCCAAGGGACGAATAAATAAGGAACATAAAAAAAAGATTGCAGAGGACAGCGGAAAATCCCGGGGAACCGTAAAAAACGAAAAGATGGAAAAAGAAAGACAACAAAGAAGCCTGGGGAATAAGAAAAGAAATCTCAAAGAAAATCAAAAAGAAAAGCACCAGGGAAGCCGCACAGAGGCGTCAGGCAAGGCGACAGGGAAAGTCAAAAGGATGTCTCCGGGGAAGCCGTCAGGGAAGGTAAAGGGAAAGCATTCGTTTTGA